In Actinoplanes sp. NBC_00393, a single genomic region encodes these proteins:
- a CDS encoding AfsR/SARP family transcriptional regulator: protein MPSRVQLCGPFAVELGGRRADQAFPGRQGRLLFAYLVVAEPQPVTRDTLIDALWGGTPPGSAGAALSVVISKVRAAVGPDILQGRAGLSLRLPEPAYVDVRTALAAVHAAESSVALRDWRRAWTVSLTAQFVARRRFMPETDAPWAESWRRRLADAQARALECYGTACLELGGPELPAAERAARELLEITPLRETGHLLLMRALAARGNVAEALAAYQHVRMLLRDELGVNPCQALQDAYAELLA from the coding sequence GTGCCGAGCCGTGTGCAGCTGTGCGGGCCGTTCGCCGTGGAGCTCGGCGGACGGCGGGCCGACCAGGCGTTCCCCGGTCGGCAGGGGCGCCTGCTCTTCGCGTACCTGGTGGTGGCGGAACCGCAGCCGGTCACCCGGGACACCCTGATCGACGCGCTGTGGGGCGGCACGCCGCCCGGCTCGGCGGGTGCCGCGCTGAGCGTCGTCATCTCGAAGGTACGTGCGGCGGTCGGTCCGGACATCCTGCAGGGCCGGGCCGGTCTGTCGCTGCGGCTGCCGGAACCGGCGTACGTCGACGTCCGCACCGCCCTGGCCGCAGTGCACGCCGCCGAGTCCTCGGTCGCGCTGCGTGACTGGCGCCGGGCCTGGACGGTGTCGCTGACCGCGCAGTTCGTGGCCCGGCGGCGGTTCATGCCGGAGACCGACGCGCCCTGGGCCGAGTCGTGGCGGCGCCGCCTCGCCGACGCGCAGGCCCGCGCCCTGGAATGCTACGGAACGGCCTGCCTCGAACTCGGCGGTCCCGAACTGCCGGCCGCCGAACGCGCCGCCCGCGAACTGCTGGAGATCACCCCGCTGCGCGAGACCGGCCACCTGCTGCTGATGCGCGCGCTCGCTGCGCGGGGCAATGTGGCCGAGGCGCTCGCGGCCTACCAGCACGTTCGCATGCTGCTGCGCGATGAGCTCGGCGTCAATCCATGCCAGGCACTGCAGGATGCGTACGCCGAACTGCTCGCCTAA
- a CDS encoding DUF1059 domain-containing protein → MTRQVRCECGFTARGPSDDAVIALVLAHLETDHPDLVGTETAEDIRGWIELLPD, encoded by the coding sequence ATGACCCGGCAGGTTCGGTGCGAATGCGGATTCACGGCGCGCGGCCCGTCCGACGACGCGGTCATCGCCCTGGTGCTGGCACATCTGGAGACCGATCATCCCGACCTGGTCGGCACCGAGACCGCCGAGGACATCCGCGGCTGGATCGAGCTGCTGCCGGACTGA
- a CDS encoding class I SAM-dependent methyltransferase: MTDLQQDRLDELMGRFVTDLGATMSAGNVVIGDKLGLYRALAEAGPFTPQELADYTGTAERYVREWLPGQAAGGYLTYDGETGKYSMTAEQAYAFADPDGPAVPGAFQLALAGLADTPKILTAFRTGGGMAWGDHHPDVFTGCERFYRPGYVANLVSSWIPAVPGLADRLAAGIPVADVGCGLGTSTRLMADAFPVSTYTGFDPHEGSIVLARKPAGPCAFEVGSAQDFPGTGYGLVATFDCLHDMGDPSGAARHIREALADDGYWLIVEPFAGESPADNLNPVGRIYYSFSTYLCVPHAVSEGAADALGNQAGEAAIGAVVRQAGFRTFHRVAETPFNLVYVARP, encoded by the coding sequence ATGACAGACCTACAACAGGATCGACTCGACGAACTGATGGGCCGTTTCGTCACCGACCTCGGTGCGACGATGTCGGCCGGCAACGTGGTGATCGGCGACAAACTCGGCCTGTACCGGGCCCTCGCCGAAGCCGGGCCGTTCACCCCGCAGGAGCTGGCCGACTACACCGGCACCGCCGAACGCTACGTCCGGGAATGGCTGCCCGGCCAGGCGGCGGGCGGCTACCTCACCTACGACGGTGAGACCGGGAAGTACTCGATGACCGCCGAGCAGGCGTACGCCTTCGCCGACCCGGACGGCCCCGCGGTGCCCGGAGCGTTCCAGCTCGCGCTGGCCGGCCTCGCCGACACCCCGAAGATCCTCACCGCCTTCCGCACCGGCGGAGGCATGGCCTGGGGAGACCACCACCCGGACGTGTTCACCGGCTGCGAACGGTTCTACCGTCCCGGCTACGTGGCCAACCTGGTCAGCTCCTGGATCCCGGCGGTGCCCGGCCTGGCCGACCGGCTGGCCGCGGGCATCCCGGTCGCCGATGTCGGCTGCGGCCTGGGTACGTCCACCCGGCTGATGGCCGACGCGTTCCCGGTCTCGACGTACACCGGGTTCGACCCGCACGAGGGCTCGATCGTGCTGGCCCGCAAGCCGGCCGGCCCGTGCGCCTTCGAGGTGGGCAGCGCCCAGGACTTCCCGGGCACCGGGTACGGCCTGGTCGCCACCTTCGACTGCCTGCACGACATGGGCGACCCGTCCGGCGCCGCCCGGCACATCCGGGAAGCCCTCGCCGACGACGGGTACTGGCTCATCGTCGAACCGTTCGCCGGCGAGTCACCGGCCGACAACCTGAACCCGGTCGGCCGGATCTACTACTCGTTCTCCACTTACCTGTGTGTCCCACACGCCGTCTCCGAAGGCGCCGCGGATGCGCTGGGCAACCAGGCCGGTGAGGCGGCGATCGGCGCCGTGGTGCGGCAGGCCGGGTTCCGGACCTTCCACCGGGTCGCCGAGACCCCGTTCAACCTGGTGTACGTCGCCCGCCCCTGA